The DNA sequence ACTCGCCCGGTGCTCGACGCTCGACTTGGTCGCCGGACTGCGACGGCTACAGATTCAACAACGAACCTGGGCGGACTCCAGGCAACTCTGCGATCCTTTCGGCGGACGAGACGCGCGCGGCGGTCCGCGCGCCTGGGGGATTGCTGTCGCCATGCGTACTTAACATCGTCATCATGACCGGAGAGGGCGATTGGCCCGAAGAGAAGACAGCCGGCGAAGAGCCGCGACAATCCGCTGCGGCGAACCCAAGTCGTAAGCCCGCTCGCGACGAGCGCGACCGAAGTCTTGAACGCATCGAGAAAGTTCTCTATGGGGTGCGACGTACGCGATCAGCCAAGCTGGCGCCTGATCGGTTCCTGACGCCGATCGACTACCTCATCAACCTAAATATGCAGTACCGCGCCCACCGCAGGGCGCTAGCCGGCTTCCGATGGGGCGATGAGGATGAGTGCACCGTTCCACCCACTGACCATGTTCGAATCCCGTCGCTGTTCGTCGTCGAACTCTTCCCACCGAGTGTTAAGGAAAATCTGGACCAAGCAATAAATCGAAACCGCTGGGATACAAAGCAATTACGAATGCTCGGCCGCCGCTATATGCCTACTCCCGACGAGGCTAGATCGGGAGCCCGCTGGACGTGGTGGAACCTCGGCGAGGTTGTACGTCGCGGTAGCAATGCCATCGGCCATGATGCCGTCCGTCGAAAGATGCCCAAAGAGTTCGATCGAGTCGAACTCAAAGCTCTTCAGATCGGCCAAGGGATCACGGCTGTCATGGCGAAGTTCGATCTTGATGACGACGCGATATCTCGGCTCGATGAGGCTTGGCACCGGGATTACCAGCCTGAAATGTATTGGGGTAAGCGGGGTGGGGAGTGGCCACGACCCTTGGACCCCGATTTTGTGGCGTTCCGAAGGGTGCAAGAGGAACGAGGTCGCCTGCATGGTGCTGCACGGCAATGGTTTTCCGCTAAGTGGCCCGGGTTTTTTGCAACAAATGGACAGCCGCAGCCTTTACTGGATGTCGTCCTGTTCGATGAGATAAGTGCCTACCCCGAGACGCGTCCAGCGAGAGGGGTTGATGGAGCTGTTCGCGCCCTCGGGCTTCCGCATACGGTCTACGTTCAGAGGTCGAGCAAGCTCCCGGCAATGACCATCGGGGAGCGGGATATACGAACTGACTCGGACATGGAGGATCGCCGAACGTGGGCGATTTGGGGCAACCGAACCGAGATCCTCGCCGGCCTCACGAAGGAGCTTACGTCCTATGGGCTTGGCCAGAATGACAGTTCGATCGCTTACTACGTCCGAGGCGCGGTTGAGGACTATTTTTTACGGTTGTCCATAAGCGAAATGCTGGAAGTGTGTCAGGGGCGGTACGCATCGATGCGAGACGCTGCCCGCCAACACGGCCAGCTGGGCCGCCTACGAGCTAGCTTGCTGACCCTCAGCGTCGACATGAGCAGCATTGACCGAGACATTCGGGCATACAACGGACGCGGCTGGCGGCGAGACCCGGCACAGTTCTTCTTCGAAGAAGCGCCGTTTCTCGTCGCCGAAGGCGTCGAACGCGGCCGTGAGATACGTGAGCCGATCAACATGAATGAGCACCTACTGAATGAACAGATGGGAATGCTCGAAACGCTGCTGGCCGCAGACGAGGATTATCGCGGCATTTTGACTGCGGCAGCGTCTCTGACGTCGTCGCTGGAGTCCCTTCGGGTGGCCAAAACGGCTGTATGGGTGGCGATCTCCTCGCTGGGCGTTGCCGCGGCTACTTTGCTGATTACGAATGTGTCAGACGACAACCTGTTTGGCGTCCTTGCGCGTTGGCTTGGCCGGCTTCACTGATTGGGACGGAGCCGCCAGCGCCATCATCACCCGGACGGTCGCCTCAGAGGTGCTGCCGGCTCGGGGCGACCAGATACCTGGCGGTCACGTGACGAAACGATGTGCGCGTCGCCGGTTGCCGGCGCACCGGGTCATCTCTGCATAAGCCGCAGATCGTAGATGTCCGTTGGCATCTGACGTGGGGCATTGTCACGGCATCTGAGGTATCGGCGTGTCTTTGCCAATCTATCTGGGGTACTGCCCGTAGCCTCGACTCAGTGTGCGCTGCAACGGTGGCGGCATGGCCGCAGGTCACTCGACCTGGCGGACCCGGGCATACCCCCAACCGCCCAGCACACCGTTCCGACACGTCGGACAGCCGATCTCGCCGGCCAAAAGCCGGGACTCGACGCAGGCCAAATCAACCTCTACCGTCACCATCAGTGCCTGCGAGCACTACAGCGCGGCACCCAGCGAGCCGACAAAGACTTTAGCGGGGTGTCGCGCACCCATCAGTTACCTCGTCACACTGATGGTGAACACGAGCCCAAGCAACCGGCAGATCCGGCCGACCGGCCTATCGGCAACCCCAGTGGCGAATCCCCACCCCGTGGTCGTCACCCAGAGAGACGGTCAACATCCGTTCTCGCTTGACCTGAGGCACTGTTTGCTGCCTGACCAGCGGTTGAATTATCGCCGGCCGGTGTGGTTGCGGGTTCCCTGTCCTTGTGTCGGTGGGAGGCGAGGAAGTCGTCGACGATGCGTGTGCAGTCGTGGGCAGTCATGGTGCGCAGGCCGGTCATCCGCGCGAAGGCGAATGGCCCGATGAGTTGGCACAGTACGAGTTCGACGTCGAAGTCGCCGAGTTCAGCGCGGGCTTCGGCGCTTTGCAGTATGGCGTCGAAGGGTTGTCGGTATTGGTCAATGACTCGTGCGCGCAGGGCCCTAGGGGCGTGCTCGGTACTGGCGTGATCGGTGGTTGCGGTGGGGCCCAGGGCGAGCCAGGCCAGCGCGGTGACGTGCAGCGGGGCGTCGTCGAATAAGGCGGCCTGGCGGGTGAGCAGTTCGATGAGCCGTTCGCGCAGCGTTCCACTGGCGGGTGCAGGCGGGGTGACTTGGGGCAGTAGCCGCTCGAAGGTCGCTGCAAGCAGCTGCGACGAGCTGTTGAAATGACGGTAGAGGGTGGTGCGAGCCACCTTGGAGGCTTTGGTGACCGCATCAATGGTGACGGCCTCAACGCCGCCGCTGGTGAGCAGTGCGGCCGCTGCGTCCAGTAGGCGATTGCGAGACCGGATCCGGCGGGGGTCGATGTCGTCATCGTCCTTGCTGTCATCGTGGCCGAACTGCAACCGGCTGCTCACCTCGCTCACCTCGCTGCTTCCGGGTTTTTGGCCGGCGTTGCGCGCTTGGGCCGATTATGGCACCAACGGTAGCCCAGCGAAACGGTTCGTCGCTGGCAGTGCCATCGTGTTCCGGATTGGCTCCGTGACACCCAGTGATTGCTACCGCTAGTAGTGTAGCGCTACCAATAGTACCATTTGTGCATCGCTCGACGGTTGATGGAGGCGCCATGTACACCCAATGGATCCAAGCGTGCACTGTGCAGCGGGTGTCGCTGCGTGGCGGGCTGATGTTGGGCTTCGATGACGGCAATGAGGTGGTCATCTACAGTCCGCTGCTGCTTACGTTGCCCGCTGTCGGTGACTTTCCGATCGAGGCAGTGTTCATCGACCCCGCCCGGGTCGCGACTCATGAGATCCCACTGCTGGACTTCGCCGGCGCGGTGTGCACGCAGGCATGGTGCGGTGATGGCGGTGCGCTGCACCTTGGCTTTTCGAGCGGACACGGCATCGACGTTGACGCCCATCCGGAGGTCACCGCCTGGGAGTTGTACGGCCGGCACCATGGCTACATGGCGTGCCTGCCGCAAGGGCGGGTCCGGGTGGTCCGCTATGACGTCCCCGAGGCCTACGACTCCGAGGTAGATCTCGCCGCACGTCGTTAATGGTTCATTCCGCAATGGCCTACGCCGGGCCGCGCGTGGGGCCCGGAATAGCACCCGTTTCGACCACTGTGGCACTATGAGTAGCGTAGCGATATCGAAAGTTTCGTTTGATGGGGGGTGGGGTGATCGACGGCGATCGGGACTTCTCGGGTACCACAGCGACACTGCCGAAACGGACTGGCGGTTCGGCCCCTGCGGCCGCTTCCAGCGAGTACAGCGTGCGATTGGCCGCCCTGGCCGGGTTCACGGTGCGACACAAGGCGCTGGTGATGGGGGCATGGGTCGGCGTTGCGCTCGTGCTGGCGCTGCTGTTTCCTCAGCTGGAGACGGTGGTGCGGCAGCAGTCGGTAAATCTGCTCCCCGGCGATGTCCCGTCGTTTCAAACGGTGGACCGCATGAGCGCGGCGTTCAGCGAACAGGGTTCCAAAACGATGGTGTTCGTGGCGATGGAAGACCCCGCCGGGTTAACCCCCGCGGTGCGGCAGCACTACGAGCAGCTCGTGGCGCGGCTCAGCGCCAACACCGATCACGTCCTGCTGGTTGAAGACTTGCTGGCCGACCCTGTCACCGCGGCCCACGCGGTCAGCAACGATCACCAAGCTTGGTATCTGCCGGTGGGTGTGGCTGGCACCCTGGGTGACCCCACCGCGGCCGCCTCCGTGCAGGCGGTGCGCGATATCGCCGCTGGGGTGTTCGCCGGCACGTCGACCACAGCGTATGTGACGGGGCCGACGGCGACCTTCAGTGACATGATCGCCTCTGCCGAGCATGACCTGCTGCTGATTTCGATCGCGACTGCCGGCTTGATCGCGCTGATCCTGCTGATCGTGTACCGGTCGGTATTCACCGCGCTGCTGCCGCTGCTGGTGATCGCAGTGAGCCTGGCCGTTGGGCGCGGTGTGCTATCGGTACTGGGCGAGCTGGGCATGCCTGTCTCGCAGTTCACCGTGGCGTTTATGACCGCGATCCTGCTGGGTGCAGGCACCGATTACACCGTATTCTTGATCAGCCGCTATCACGAGCAGCGGCGCACACACGTGCCCGCCGACCAGGCCGTTATCCACGCTACCGCCAGCATCGGTCGGGTGATCCTGGCCTCGGCGGCCACCGTCGCGTTCGCGTTTTTGGCTATGGTGTTCGCCCGCCTGAGTGTGTTCGCCGCGCTCGGCCCTTCGTGTGCGGTCGCAGTGCTGATCGGATTCGCAGCCACCGTCACACTGCTGCCGCCGGTGCTGGCGCTCGCGTCCAAACACGGCATCGGCGAACCCAAATCCGATCGCACCCGCCGGTACTGGAACAGCGTCGCGGTCGCGGTGGTCCGGCGCCCCGGCCGGTTATTGATCACCAGCCTGGTCATATTACTGCCCTTGGCAGGAGTCGCAGCGACAATGAAAATCAGCTACGACGACCGCAAAGGCCAGCCCGCCAGCACCGCGAGCAACCAGGGCTACCAGCTGCTGGACCACCACTTCGGCAAAGATATCGTCATCCCTGAATTCCTGGTGGTGGAAAGCCCCACCGACATGCGCACCGGTAAGGGGCTGGCAGACCTCGACGAAATGGCCTCCCGCATCTCCCAGATCCCCGGCGTCACCAAAGTCTCCGGGATCACCCGGCCCACCGGAGAGCGCCTCGAACAGGCCCGACTCTCGTGGCAGAACGGCCAGATCGGTGACAAGTTGGCTGGCGCCGTCGCCGACGGCAACGAACGCAAGGACGACCTCACCAAGCTCACCGACGGCGCCGACCAACTCGCCAGCGGGCTCGCACAGCTTGACACCACCCTGCGCAGGGCTTTGACACCACTGACCGGGATACTGGCTCAAGCTCAGTCCGCGGGCGCTCAGGCCCAGCAGTTCCGACCGTTGCTCCAACAGCTTTCAGCGACCGCCCCGGCCATCGACCACGCAATCCAATCCGGCCCCGGGCTGCGACCTTTGGCGGAACAAGCCCAAAGCGCCATCACAATCCTCGACCCCCTCGCCGCCGCCCTCAACACCTCCCCGTGGTGCCTCACCACGCCGCAATGCGCCCAGATCCGTGATCAGGTTCAGATTCTGGTGAGCTTGCGCGACAGCGGATTCTTCACCGAGGTCGCCGACCTCGGTGACCACTACAACCCCACCAGCAACGCCACCGTGGCTGGCGCCCTCACCGATGTCCAAAACGCGGTGACCGGCCTGGACAAGGCCTTCGGAGCCCTCGGTGATCCCACTGATCTGGCCGGCAACATAGGTCGACTCCAAGACGGCATCAGTCGACTCGCCTCGGGCGCCCAAGCACTGGCAACCGGCGTGCACACCTTGGCCGACAGCAACATCGAACTGCTGTCCGGGATGAGCCAGATCGCCACCCAACTGCAGAACTCGGCTCGCGCCAGCGCCTCCTCAGACTCTGCCAGCGGCTTCTACCTGCCCGCCAACGTCTTCGAGAACCGCCGATTCGCCGATGTGGCGAAACAATTCCTGTCAGCCGACGGCAAAGCCGCACGCTTCGCCATCGAATCGACACCCGACCCCTACAGTGGCGCAGCAATCCGCCTGGCGCACGAGATCGTCGACGTTGCCAACGCGGCGCGCCCCAACACATCACTGGCAGACGTCACCGTCTCGGTTGCCGGGTTCCCCGCCGTCAACTCCGACATCCAACGGCTGCTGCGGGCGGACTTCGCCCAACTGGCCATCGCCACCCTGCTCATTGTCGGCCTCATCCTCGTGGTGTTGCTGCGCGCCGTGCTGGCCCCGCTGTACCTGCTGGGCACCGTCGTGTTGAACTACCTGGCCTCACTCGGCATCGGCGTCCTGATCTTCCAATGGGGACTCAACTACGAAATCGCCTGGCCGGTGCCGCTGTTGGCATTCATCATCCTGGTAGCAGTCGGCGCCGACTACAACATGCTGCTCGTCTCACGGCTGCGCGAAGAATCCGGACCCAACATCCGCGTCGGCGTACTACGCACCGTCGCCAACACCGGCTCCGTCATCACCTCAGCCGGCCTGATCTTCGCCGCCAGCATGTTCGGCCTCACCACCGGCTCGATCGCCATCATGATCCAGGCCGGCCTCATCATCGGCTGTGGGCTCCTCCTCGACACCTTCCTGGTGCGCACCCTCACCGTCCCCGCCATCGCCACACTGCTGCGCGAAGCCAGCTGGTGGCCCAACGTGCGGCACCGTCATCGCGGCCGACGGACCCGACAAGTTGCTGATCGTAGATCCACTAGCGAATCGGCCAGGCATGGTCAGGATGGTCAGGGCGTACCGGGAAGCGGTGAACGAGGCTGATGGGACCGAGCCGACGGCACGAGCGCGGGCTCGTGTCTCATGCTTCGGGTCCCAGCCGGAGCCAAGCAGTGTTCCTTCTGGCCGACAGCCCGGGCCCGC is a window from the Mycobacterium sp. SVM_VP21 genome containing:
- a CDS encoding DUF6188 family protein, whose protein sequence is MYTQWIQACTVQRVSLRGGLMLGFDDGNEVVIYSPLLLTLPAVGDFPIEAVFIDPARVATHEIPLLDFAGAVCTQAWCGDGGALHLGFSSGHGIDVDAHPEVTAWELYGRHHGYMACLPQGRVRVVRYDVPEAYDSEVDLAARR
- a CDS encoding RND family transporter; translated protein: MGGGVIDGDRDFSGTTATLPKRTGGSAPAAASSEYSVRLAALAGFTVRHKALVMGAWVGVALVLALLFPQLETVVRQQSVNLLPGDVPSFQTVDRMSAAFSEQGSKTMVFVAMEDPAGLTPAVRQHYEQLVARLSANTDHVLLVEDLLADPVTAAHAVSNDHQAWYLPVGVAGTLGDPTAAASVQAVRDIAAGVFAGTSTTAYVTGPTATFSDMIASAEHDLLLISIATAGLIALILLIVYRSVFTALLPLLVIAVSLAVGRGVLSVLGELGMPVSQFTVAFMTAILLGAGTDYTVFLISRYHEQRRTHVPADQAVIHATASIGRVILASAATVAFAFLAMVFARLSVFAALGPSCAVAVLIGFAATVTLLPPVLALASKHGIGEPKSDRTRRYWNSVAVAVVRRPGRLLITSLVILLPLAGVAATMKISYDDRKGQPASTASNQGYQLLDHHFGKDIVIPEFLVVESPTDMRTGKGLADLDEMASRISQIPGVTKVSGITRPTGERLEQARLSWQNGQIGDKLAGAVADGNERKDDLTKLTDGADQLASGLAQLDTTLRRALTPLTGILAQAQSAGAQAQQFRPLLQQLSATAPAIDHAIQSGPGLRPLAEQAQSAITILDPLAAALNTSPWCLTTPQCAQIRDQVQILVSLRDSGFFTEVADLGDHYNPTSNATVAGALTDVQNAVTGLDKAFGALGDPTDLAGNIGRLQDGISRLASGAQALATGVHTLADSNIELLSGMSQIATQLQNSARASASSDSASGFYLPANVFENRRFADVAKQFLSADGKAARFAIESTPDPYSGAAIRLAHEIVDVANAARPNTSLADVTVSVAGFPAVNSDIQRLLRADFAQLAIATLLIVGLILVVLLRAVLAPLYLLGTVVLNYLASLGIGVLIFQWGLNYEIAWPVPLLAFIILVAVGADYNMLLVSRLREESGPNIRVGVLRTVANTGSVITSAGLIFAASMFGLTTGSIAIMIQAGLIIGCGLLLDTFLVRTLTVPAIATLLREASWWPNVRHRHRGRRTRQVADRRSTSESARHGQDGQGVPGSGERG
- a CDS encoding TetR family transcriptional regulator — its product is MSSRLQFGHDDSKDDDDIDPRRIRSRNRLLDAAAALLTSGGVEAVTIDAVTKASKVARTTLYRHFNSSSQLLAATFERLLPQVTPPAPASGTLRERLIELLTRQAALFDDAPLHVTALAWLALGPTATTDHASTEHAPRALRARVIDQYRQPFDAILQSAEARAELGDFDVELVLCQLIGPFAFARMTGLRTMTAHDCTRIVDDFLASHRHKDREPATTPAGDNSTAGQAANSASGQARTDVDRLSG